The Actinomycetota bacterium sequence CTTCCTCCCTGGACAGCACGTGGGAGGATCTTCCACCCAGGACGGCCTTGGCGTAGGTGCGGTTCTCGTTGCGCCCGTAGATGGAGGTGAAGATGACGCCGTCGCCGTTCTCGTCCAGCATGGCCGCGGAATAGCTGAGCTTGCCCCCCATGTCCTCGAAGGCGTCGAAGCGCACCACCGCTACCCTCTGCAGGGCTCCCGCCAGCACCTCCGTGAGGTATTCCTTCTGGGCCGCCTGCTCGTCAAGCCTGTGGTAGATGTCCTCTATCTGCAGGGCCTGCGAGGCGACCTTCTCCACCAGGCTCGATCCTTCCGCCCCCCTCTTCAGGATGGTGATGTTGCGGCGCAGCAGGCTCAACTGGCGGAAAAGGACGAAGATGGCGGCAAAGAGCGCCAGTTCGCCCAGGAAGAGCAGGGCGATCAAGACCCCGGCGTTGTCGCGCAAAGTGTCCAATGACCCGTCCTCCTTTCCCCAAAAGGATACCATATGAACGCGGAAAGCGTTCACGCGCGGTGCCCGCGACTTGCACCGCGTGCGTGCGTTCCGGAACCCGATCCCGTGCCCGGGTCCCTCTCGCGCGGACCCCGTTAACGGGATACGGCAGCGAACCCGCGCGTTCCCGAAGGCGGTTCCCCATGCACGCCCCGGGTGCCGCCGCCGCCGAAAAGGGCGTACCCCATCCGGAGCGCTCCTTTCGCGCGCGCGCCGGCTTTTCGCGCGCGCGCCGGCGGTCGCCGGATGCGCGCCCGACGCGTGCTATACTCGAAAAAAAGCGTGGTGTTGACATGGATGCGCGAACGGAAAGGAAGCTGCGGGAGCTGCGGGGAACGCTTGCGTCATTCCCTTCCGCGCTTGTCTCCTACTCGGGAGGGGTGGATTCCACCCTGCTCGCCTTCCTCGCCCACCGCGAGCTCGCAGGGCGCATGCGGGCGGTCATCGTCTCCTCCCCCCTCCTTCCCCCGCGCGAGCTGCGCAGGGCGGTGGATATAGCCGCGGCCCTGGGCTTTCCGTGCACGGTGCTGGAGGAGGACGTGCTCTCCGTGCCGGGCTTCGCCTCGAACCCCCGCGAGCGCTGCTACCTCTGCAAGAAGCATCTTCTGGGGCGCTTGAAGACGCTGGCGGCCGACGGGGGCTTCGCGGCCGTTCTCGATGGGTCACACGCCGACGACTCCTCTTCCCACCGTCCCGGGGAGAGGGCACTGGAGGAGGAAGGCGTCGCCAGTCCCCTGAAAGCCGCGGGGTTGGGCAAGGCCGAGATACGCGCCCTGGCCGCATGGTACGGCCTTCCGAACCGGGACGCGCCCTCGCGCCCCTGCCTGGCAACGCGCTTCCCCCATGACACGGAGCTCTCACCCGAGCTCCTGCGCAGGGTGGACGCTGCGGAGGAGTGGCTGGAGGGCCTGGGGCTGCGCGAGCTGCGGGTGCGGGTAGACGGGCCGGGCCAGGCGCGCATCGAGGCCGGGCGGGAGGAGATGCGGCTTCTCGATGGGAAGGAAAGGAGAGAGCGCCTGGTGAAGAAGTTCAGGGAGCTGGGCTTCCGGCGCGTCGAACTCGACCTCGAGGGCTACCGCCGCGGCAGCATGGACGGGAAGCGCAATGGCGGTCGTGTGCTCACGCTGTTTCAGGGTTGACCTCGCGCGGGAGAGGACGCGGCGTATCCCCTTCCCGTGGCCGGGGCCGGAAAGGGATGTACCGGCAATGAAACGGGCGGGTGGCAAGGGGACGACTCGTGCGGGAAACCGTCCCCGCCTGCGGCCCGCGGAGGGCGCCAGGCGCGGGAAGGGCTCCCGCCGCGGCCGGGAGAAGAGCCCGCCGGGAGCGGGCCGGCGCGCGATGGGGCCGCAGGTGATGGTGTTTCCGGCGGCGGGCACGCGCGGGGACGGTTCCGTGCGTGACGTCCGCGGAAAGGTGGACGGATGAAGACTCTCTACCTAGACGCCTTCGCCGGCATCAGCGGGGACATGATGCTGGGGGTCCTGGTGGACCTCGGCGTCCCCGTCGAGCTCTTCCGCGAGACGGCGGCGGCCCTGGGGCTCGTCGAGGTGGAGATAAGCGCCGCAAGGACGGAACGCAAGGGCATCGGGGCCGCCAAGGTGCACGTGCGCGCGCCGGAGCGCGGCGTGGTCAGGACCTACGCCCACATCAAGGGCCTCATAGCGAAGGGGGAGCTCTCGCGCGACGTCAAGGAGAAGAGCCAGCGCGTCTTCGCGCTCCTGGCGGAAGCGGAGAGCCGCATACACTCCCGCAACATAGAACACGTCCACTTCCACGAGCTGGGCAGCGCCGATACGCTGGTGGACGTGGTGGGCACGGTGCGGGGACTGGAATACCTCGGGGTGGAGGAGCTTCTCTGTTCCCCCCTCCCCATGGGCACGGGCATGATCAAGACCAGCCACGGCGTCTACCCCGTCCCGGCGCCCGCGGTCACCGAGATACTC is a genomic window containing:
- a CDS encoding DUF4446 family protein; translation: MVSFWGKEDGSLDTLRDNAGVLIALLFLGELALFAAIFVLFRQLSLLRRNITILKRGAEGSSLVEKVASQALQIEDIYHRLDEQAAQKEYLTEVLAGALQRVAVVRFDAFEDMGGKLSYSAAMLDENGDGVIFTSIYGRNENRTYAKAVLGGRSSHVLSREEAEALKRALSAKPPLIRARKAREQRLFDLQTVEEAGGESRREDDGSWVM
- the larE gene encoding ATP-dependent sacrificial sulfur transferase LarE, whose translation is MDARTERKLRELRGTLASFPSALVSYSGGVDSTLLAFLAHRELAGRMRAVIVSSPLLPPRELRRAVDIAAALGFPCTVLEEDVLSVPGFASNPRERCYLCKKHLLGRLKTLAADGGFAAVLDGSHADDSSSHRPGERALEEEGVASPLKAAGLGKAEIRALAAWYGLPNRDAPSRPCLATRFPHDTELSPELLRRVDAAEEWLEGLGLRELRVRVDGPGQARIEAGREEMRLLDGKERRERLVKKFRELGFRRVELDLEGYRRGSMDGKRNGGRVLTLFQG